A region of Melitaea cinxia chromosome 15, ilMelCinx1.1, whole genome shotgun sequence DNA encodes the following proteins:
- the LOC123660379 gene encoding odorant receptor 30a-like gives MKISLGKFGLKHCDLPTMFDNVNFFLRLVSVNIDKNCNKRISILSHVLVVFAAISYVYIYVFSMIWFVFIRCRQTGDITAAAVVFSLGTNSETWATRLTFMLLYKETVQDMVQKYLECDSKVIQGTLFYINLNKRLVDIKKRVMMAWGFFVALGVSYVAQPLLTPGRHFAEDLYVVYGLEPMFESPNYEIALISESVTVSVCIFILANITAFIVLLMGYIEAQMLALSDEMVNLWDEGEEYYEDSKETNVISAKDHLKTKIINEHIANRLKEIIIFHITNISLLKQFDGIFRITLAIEFGLIIVGIVAELLGRLENTYIELPYTFIQMFIDCLIGQRLIDASNVFEKAVYNCKWENFDKANMKTVLLLLQNSQKPLTLTAGGLTTLDFVCLMSVIKSTYSFYTTLRSRVG, from the exons ATGAAGATCTCTCTCGGGAAGTTCGGATTGAAGCACTGTGACTTGCCGACGATGTTTGATAATGTCAACTTCTTTTTGCGCCTCGTATCTGTCAATATTGATAAAAACTGTAATAAAC GAATATCAATCTTGAGCCATGTACTAGTAGTCTTTGCCGCTATTTCCTACGTATATATTTACGTTTTCTCCATGATCTGGTTTGTATTCATCCGCTGCAGACAGACGGGTGATATTACGGCTGCGGCTGTGGTCTTCTCGCTTGGAACCAATAGTGAGACCTGGGCTACAAGGCTGACGTTCATGTTACTCTACAA agaaACTGTACAAGACATGGTACAAAAATATCTTGAGTGTGATTCTAAAGTTATTCAAGGGACTCTATTCTATATCAACTTGAATAAGAGACTTGTTGACATTAAAAAACGGGTGATGATGGCTTGGGGTTTCTTCGTAGCATTAGGTGTATCGTATGTTGCACAACCTCTTCTAACGCCAGGAAGACATTTTGCGGAGGACCTTTATGTGGTATACG GTCTGGAGCCAATGTTTGAATCGCCAAATTACGAAATAGCTCTTATCTCAGAATCAGTGACCGTATcagtttgtatttttatattagcaaATATTACCGCATTTATTGTACTCTTAATGGGATATATCGAAGCACAAATGCTTGCTTTGAGTGACGAGATGGTGAATCTTTGGGATGAAGGGGAAGAATATTATGAAGACTCGAAAGAAACAAATGTCATTTCAGCAAAAGATCATTTGAAGACGAAAATTATTAATGAGCACATAGCAAATCGTCtgaaagaaattataattttccatATTACCAATATCTCTCTACTAAAACAATTTGATGGAATATTCCGAATAACTTTGGCTATAGAATTTGGGCTAATAATCGTTGGGATAGTAGCAGAACTTCTTGGTCGTTTGGAAAATACGTACATAGAACTACCTTACACGTTTAttcaaatgtttattgattGTCTGATCGGTCAGAGATTGATTGATGCAAGTAACGTCTTCGAAAAGGCAGTTTATAATTGCAAATGGGAGAATTTTGATAAAGCAAATATGAAAACTGTTTTGCTTCTACTGCAGAATTCACAGAAACCGCTAACTCTTACTGCTGGAGGTTTGACGACGCTGGACTTTGTATGCTTAATGTCTGTAATAAAATCAACGTATTCATTTTACACAACTTTAAGGTCAAGAGttggttaa